GGGTGGAAGGATCCTACATCGAGCCCAGCGTCCGCTTCGGGGATCTCTACCTGCAGCTCACGGCGCAATGGGCAGCCCGATACCGGGGCCGATAGGATCCAAGGCCGCATGATATAATCGGCTACAAAACGTCTACGGGGCAGCGGGGACGCCTTCGGGGACCCGCTGTCCCTTGAAGGCCTCGCGAGAACATCCCTTGGAGGAACCCATGCGCACACCATGGGCGGTCGCGGCGGTGCTGTTTGCGTTCATGCTGCTCCACCAAACCGACAAGCTCCTCCTGGGCCCTCTCACCACGGAGATCATGAATACGTTCCACATCGGGGAAGATCTCATGGGCCTGGCCTCCATGGCGGCGCTGCTGGTGGGCCTCTTCCTCTACCCGCTGTGGGGATACCTGGCCGATCGCTTCGCCCGCCCCTTCTTAATCGGGCTGGCCTCGTTGATCTGGGGCGCCACCACCTGGCTCAGCGCCCTCGCCCCCACCTACCCCCTCTTCCTGCTCACCCGCGCTTCCACCGGGATCGACGACAACGCCCATCCCGGCCTCTACAGCCTGATCTCCGATTACTTCGGCCCCCAGCTCCGCAGCCGCATCTACGGGTTCCTCCAGATGACCGGCCCCGTCGGGTATCTGATGGGCGTGGCCCTGGCCCTCGGCCTCAAGGACCTCATCGGCTGGCGGGCCATCTATCTGATCACGGGCTTCCTGGGCATCCTCATGGCGCTTTTGATCTGGCGCACCATCCACGAGGTCCCCCGAGGGCACAGCGAGCCGGAGCTGGCCGCCCTCGCCGAGATCCCTTCCTACCGGTTCAACCTCGCGGAGGTCCGCGCGCTGCTGCGCAAGCCCACTTTCCTCTTCCTGGTCACCCAGGGGTTCTTTGGGGTCTTTCCGTGGAACGTGATCTCCTTCTGGTTCTTCCGCTACCTGGAAAAGGAGCGGGGTTACAGCAACGCCCAGATCTTCATCATTATGGCCTCCGCGGTGGTCGTGATGTCCCTGGGATACCTGGCCGGCGGGGCGATGGGTGACTGGCTGTTCCGGCGCACCCTGCGGGGACGCCTCATCGTCTCCATGGCCGGGGTGCTGGCCGGCGCCGTCCTGCTGGCGATCACGATGTCCATCCCTCCGCAGGCCTTCAGCGCCTTCTGGGCCATGGTGGTCCTCACCGCCTTCGCCATCCCCCTGGCCGCCCCCAACGTCCTGGCCACGGTCTTCGACATCAGCCCGCCGGAGATCCGGGGCTCCGCTCAGGCGCTGGAATCCTTCATCGAGGGAAGCGGCGCTTCCCTGGCCCCCTTCCTCACCGGCCTGCTGGCCGTGCGGACCTCCCTGCACACGGCCATCCTGACGATCTGCGTGGGGACCTGGCTCCTGTGCGGCTTCCTCTTCGCCCTGGCCATCTGGTCCGCTCCCCGGGACATCATGGCGCTGCGGGCGGAGCTCCGCGCCCGCGCCGCCCAGGCCGCTCCGGGATCCTGATCGGCCCGGGAAGGCATCGGCAACACGCACGGCTGGCGGATTGCGGAAAGCAAAAATTGAATCAGGTGAAGAAGAGCTGCCACGATATGCTTGCAATCGCCGCCCCAGTCGTAGGGACAGGTGCAGGTCGCACCGGCAAGGGCCCCTTCAGGCCTGAGGGTGACGGTGACGCGGTAAGGCTCGTATTCGCTGCCCTGCACCTGCGCCGTGTACATGTCGCCGCGCAGGACCGCGCGCACAACGTGGCCGGCTCTGAAGTAGTTCACGCCCCGCGCCCAGGAGGATAAGGGCAAAGTCGAGAACTTTCTCCAGACCGAGGAAGGGCAGAGGGTCTTTGGATGGAGGGGTGCGATTGAGAGGGCAAACAGCTGCTCAGTGAACATGCCTGACGACAAAGCTCAGCCGCGCCGCCGAAGGCGGCGTCGGCTGGAGCGAGTGGTTAGCCCGTCTATCACGTATAAAAGCTCTTTGTAATCCGCTTCCCCGAACAGACTGTCACGGATACGCCGCCGGCGTGGGTGTGGGCAGCGGCGAGATGAAGGGTGGCGTCGCTTCTACAGGTGTGGGTGTGCGCACCGGCGGCGGGTAAGTCGGGGTCGGGAATGGTGTCGGCCAGGGCGTGGCTGTAGGAAATGGGGTGAGAAGCCGCTCCGGCGGCATTGTTGGCACCAACTCCGGTGTTCCGGAAAAGACGGCAGGCGTGGGATTCACAACCCCACCCTCACGAGTGAGATAGATTCTAATCTCGTTGGCGACAACCATACCTGTAGTGGGATCATAGGCTTGGGCAATCAATGCATAACTTCCCTCAAGAGGAAGATACACTGAGAGTCCAAAGTGTTGGGGATGGTTAGCCTGAATATCCGTTGTCCAGCGTGCACCTCCTTCTGTCACAAATTCAGCCTTTTCAAAGGTTATTTGGGAAGGCGGATAAGATAGCAGGGAAATTCCAAGGCCGCGAATATCCCTTTCACTACTCACAGTGATAGTCACTCCAATTGATTCCCCCCAGTGCACCGGCTCAGCTATCTCAATCTTGACACAAAGGCCTTTGTTACACCGCCAGCCAGTAGGTGCAGCACTTCCTCCACATCCCGCTAAAACAAGCATCAAAATCGCAAGCATCCATAGACGTTTCATCTTCGCCTCCTTCGCCCTTATGGGCTGTTTTTCAAAACCAGGGGTAGAAACACCCGCGCCTGCACCGGCACCACATTCACTTGAAAGGTGTCATCCGCCGTCTTGAGGCTATCACTCACCCGGATGGTCACATCGCAACTGCCCAACCACCCGGCCTGTGGGTAAATGTCCACATAGTCTCCAGCATCAATCATCACCCCACATCGCCAGTCGCTGACATAGCCAATCTGCCACTCCAGTTCCCAGTCGTTGCTCTCCTCGTCCGCCGAGTAAGCCCAAAGGTCTATGGCATTCTCCCAACCAAAGCCCTGCAGCACGGTGCGATCTGGCAATGGCGGCTCAAAGCGGGGCGGGGTATCATAATCAATCGTGTTCTGCCAGATGGCTCGCACTGCATGGTGTTTATTCTGCCCACTGCCCTTCCAGCTGTCCCAAAAGGCGGAGAAACTGTCCTCGTGGGGTGCCTGG
This is a stretch of genomic DNA from Thermoflexus sp.. It encodes these proteins:
- a CDS encoding MFS transporter — translated: MRTPWAVAAVLFAFMLLHQTDKLLLGPLTTEIMNTFHIGEDLMGLASMAALLVGLFLYPLWGYLADRFARPFLIGLASLIWGATTWLSALAPTYPLFLLTRASTGIDDNAHPGLYSLISDYFGPQLRSRIYGFLQMTGPVGYLMGVALALGLKDLIGWRAIYLITGFLGILMALLIWRTIHEVPRGHSEPELAALAEIPSYRFNLAEVRALLRKPTFLFLVTQGFFGVFPWNVISFWFFRYLEKERGYSNAQIFIIMASAVVVMSLGYLAGGAMGDWLFRRTLRGRLIVSMAGVLAGAVLLAITMSIPPQAFSAFWAMVVLTAFAIPLAAPNVLATVFDISPPEIRGSAQALESFIEGSGASLAPFLTGLLAVRTSLHTAILTICVGTWLLCGFLFALAIWSAPRDIMALRAELRARAAQAAPGS